A genome region from Dickeya chrysanthemi NCPPB 402 includes the following:
- the tssJ gene encoding type VI secretion system lipoprotein TssJ, whose product MLRALMLRIGWLCALMLLLPGCSTLGKMAKVAANPDIQIGSNDNQPSTVGFSLLAEPDVNPSESGDAAPIEFQVVMLAEDSRLLATDYDQVTGDIEKALAKNYLSHQDYTLLPGQFKYLPPVKLDEKVHYIGVIAKYADPDSAEWRKVIKLKNTGRTYQLLVHLRREEVEIKKDQEEE is encoded by the coding sequence ATGCTGCGGGCCTTAATGCTGCGAATCGGGTGGTTATGCGCCTTGATGCTGCTGCTTCCCGGCTGTTCCACGCTCGGCAAGATGGCGAAGGTGGCGGCCAATCCGGATATTCAGATTGGCAGCAATGATAACCAGCCTTCGACCGTCGGCTTTAGCCTGCTGGCCGAGCCGGATGTTAACCCCAGCGAAAGTGGTGATGCGGCACCCATCGAGTTTCAGGTGGTGATGCTGGCAGAAGACTCCCGCCTGCTGGCGACCGACTATGACCAGGTGACCGGCGATATCGAAAAGGCGCTGGCCAAGAATTACCTCAGCCATCAGGACTACACGCTGCTGCCGGGGCAGTTCAAATACCTGCCGCCGGTCAAGCTGGACGAGAAAGTGCATTACATCGGGGTGATTGCCAAATACGCCGACCCGGACAGCGCCGAGTGGCGCAAGGTTATCAAACTGAAAAACACCGGCCGCACTTATCAGCTTCTGGTGCATCTGCGCCGTGAAGAAGTCGAAATCAAGAAAGATCAAGAAGAAGAATAA